In the genome of Candidatus Kinetoplastibacterium desouzaii TCC079E, the window TATTATAAAATTATATAGTCGTAGATTATTAGATATCAAAGAAGATCGTCAAGAAATTACAAACAATCAATATTTGTTTGATTTACATGGCAAATATATTTTTGATGTTTGGTTAGAAAGAATAAGATCACAATCATATATACATTCTAATTCTGTATAGGATATTATTTTGGATTTAAAGTGGTAAATATTATGTTATTACATAAAGCAAGAAAACGTTTTGGTCAGAATTTTTTAATAGATAATGTGATAATTGATAAGATATTAGCTTCTTTTAGTCCTCAAGCAGAAGACTTTGTTATAGAAATAGGTCCAGGTTTATCTGCCATAACAAAACCTTTGTCATGTTTGGTTAATAAATTAACTTGCATAGAAATTGATCGTGATTTAGTAAGGGTTTTAAAGAAGAAGTTTGATAATTGTAACGTATGTATAATTGAGGCAGATGCATTAAAATTCGATTTTAATCAATTTAATTGTAAAGCAAGGGTTATAGGCAATCTTCCATATAATATTTCAACACAGTTATTATTTAGGCTTATGGAGTTTGATGAGAAAATAATAGATGGATATTTTATGCTACAAAGGGAAGTGGTAGAAAGAATGATATCGCGACCATCTAGTTCAAATTACGGACGTTTGAGTGTTATGCTACAAGAACGATACAAAATAGAAAAGCTATTTGATATTAGTCCATCTTCTTTCAACCCTGAACCAAAGGTCTTCTCATCTTTTGTTCGTTTGATTCCTTTATCAGTGGATAGAATAAAACCTATTAATTATGATTTATTTAGCAAGGTAGTAAGTCAATCTTTTTCTCAGAAAAGAAAAATTTTAAGTAATTCTTTAGGTGAGTGGTCTAATTATATTCCTTGGGACAAACTAAATATTAGTCCTAAATCTAGAGCTGAGAATATATCAGTACATGAATTTATAGAAATATCTGATATATTATACGAATATGGTTTTTGTTAGAATTTTATTTAATTCTATTTTTTTAAATTAGAAAGATAGTTGCAAGACCTAAAAATATTAGAAACCCTAGTGAGTCAGTAGCAAAGGTTAGAAGAACGGAAGATCCTATTGCAGGATCCTTTTTAAAACGAGCTCTTAAGATAGGTACTAGGACTCCTATTATTGTTCCAATAATGACATTACATATTATTGCTCCCATCATAACTAAAGCAATCATAATAGATTTAGACATTGCCCAGGCAAAAATAGCAGCTACTATACTTCCACAACTTCCTACCAAAGAAGCTACAAGAATCTCTCGTTTTACTAATTGCCATAAATCTCTTTCTGTAATATGTCCTGTTGCTAAGGCTCTTATTACCATAGTCATAGTCTGATTTCCAGAATTACCTCCAATTCCTGCTACTATGGACATTAGAAATGCCAGTATTACCAGTTTGCTTACGGTATCTTCAAATCTTGAAGCTATAAATGAAGATATGGATGCGGTAAATAAATTAACTAATAGCCAAGGAGCACGATTCATTATTGCTGTACTTAAAGGAGAGAACATATCTTCCTCTTGCAGACCAGCTCTAGACAATTCTTGTACTTGTGAGTTTTCTTGTATAACATCTACTACGTCTGCAATTGTTACTCTACCTACTAATCGTCCGCTATCATCTATGACTGGTGCTGAAACAAGATCATAACGTTCAAATGCGCCAGCTGCATCTATATCAGAATCCAATGGATTTAAAGTTAAGAAGTCACTGCTCATAACAGACTTAACTTCTGTTTCAGGTTCTCGTACTAATATTGTTGTTAAAGGGAGGACTCCTTGCATTTTATCTTGTCTATCAACGACAAAGATTTGATCTGTGTGATCTGGCAGTTCTTGTAGTCGGCGCAAATATCTTAAAACAACTTCCAGAGTAATATCTTCTCTTACTTTTACCATTTCAAAATCCATAATAGCTCCTACGCTTTCTTCTGGATAGCCTAGTGCTTCTATGAATTTTAAACGTTCTTCTTCATTTAGTCCTTTTTGTACTTCTGATATAGCATCTGCTGGTAGATCTTGAGCTATATATGCTAATTCATCAGCATCTAGTTTGCTAATAATAGATACAAGATTATCATGTTCCATTATTTCGACAAGAGATTTTCTTACCCAGTTTTCTACTTCTATAATGATATCAGCTTTATAGTCTTCGTTAACAATTGACCATATTTTTTGCCTTTTATCCTTAGGTAGTGATTCTAAAATAAAAGCTATATCTGCTGGATGTAAATCATTTATAAAATTATTTAGATTGTTCTCTATAGTTAGATCATTTATTACATTTTGTTTATTTATTTCATTGTTGGGTGTTTGATTTCGTAAATATTCTTGAATTTTTAGCAAGGCTTTTTGTGCGTCTTCTGGATCAAGTTTATGTATTTCATTATTATTATTTTTCATTTTTTATTCTAAATTAGAAGGAAGGATACGGCTTTTGCCATTAATATCAGTAGCTACAAATGTTAATACAGCTTCAGCTGCTTTAATTAAATCACCATTAAATGGTCTTGTTTCTTTATAAACATCAATAGAAATTGTTATAGATGTTTTACCTGTTTTCATGGTATTAGCAAATATACTAACTAAATCTCCTATTTTTATAGGACTCGTAAATTGTAAAGAATTAATTGCTACTGTTGCTACACGTCCTATTGATATTTTTGTCGCTACTACAGATCCAGCCAGATCTATTTGAGACATAATCCATCCTCCAAATACATCACCATTAACATTAGCATCTGATGGCATTGGCATTAATTTCAAAATTAAGTTATTGCAGTTTATGTTTTCATTATGAATTTTTATCATTTTAATATTTTATCTAATAGTTTTTAGAAAGTTTGAATATTGTATCAATTCATTTTAATTAGGTGTGTTTTTAATGCGTATAGAATATAGACTTACAATATAAATTTTGCAATGATTGTTTGTAGATTTTCAAATATCATATTATTTCCAGATAAAATCCATCCATTAATAGGCCACGGATTCTGTTGTAGAATATCTTCACATTTGCCATTTGATTCTCTTATCAAAATGGTTCCAGCGGCAGTATCCCAAGGTGACAAGTCTAGATCAACGTAACCATCGTACCTTCCACATGCAACCCATGATAAATCTAAAGAAGCAGCTCCCATTTTTCTGATGCTTTTTACTTTTCTTGCAATACCATTTGATATTTTTGTTCGTAACTTTTTATTGATATAATCTTTAGATGGTATTCCTGTAGATATTATAGAGTCGCTTAATTTGTTGTTTTTTGAGCATAGTATTTTAGTGCCGTTTAGGTATGACCCTGAACCTAATAATGATGTAAATAATTCATCACGATTTGGATCGTATACTACTCCTATAACAGGAGTGTCTTTTTCTAGAACAATATTGCTAATAGTTATCCCTTTTCTGACAACTAATGCAATTGAAATGGCATAGTGTGGTATTCCATGTAAAAAATTAGTAGTTCCATCTAATGGGTCTATATACCATGTTGCTATATCATTTACACAGTTTTCTGATTCTTCTGCCACAAAACCAAAAGAATATTTTTTATTGGACTTTAATATTTCTATTATTGTTTTTTCTGATTCAAAATCTGCTTTAGTAACAAAATGATTGTGTGATTTTTTGTTTATTACTAATTTAGATCTATCTAGGTAGTATTTTTTTAAAATAGTTGCTGCGTTTAGCGCAGCTTTAATTGATAGGTTTAATAATTCATGTAGATATGATTCTTGTAGTTTGAATTCTATTTCATTGTTATGTTGAACGGTATACATGATTAATTATGATGTTATTTATGAGGATGTTTAACATTATTAACAATGTTTATTATATATGAAACAGATCTTTATAAGAAAAGTAAAATTTTTAATACTATATGTTATATTTATAGTTCTTATCTTAAATATAAATATGTATTTAACCATGATAAGAAGTAATTAATTGTATTTTTAATTTGTTTGTTATAAATATTATGTTATTTAATCTAAATTAAATTATTATTGATATTAATTAATACATTATGCTAGAATTACATTTCTGATGTTACAAAAGGGGTGTTAGCTCAGCCGGTAGAGCAGTTGACTTTTAATCAATTGGTCGTGGGTTCGATTCCCGCACACCCCACCAATATATAGATATCTTAGTTTGTAATAGATATAATTATTAAAGTTGTAATTGCGATACCAATATAGTTTTTCATTGTAACTCTTTCTCCAAATAATTTAATACCTAATATTAAGCCAAGCAATATAA includes:
- the rsmA gene encoding 16S rRNA (adenine(1518)-N(6)/adenine(1519)-N(6))-dimethyltransferase RsmA, whose product is MLLHKARKRFGQNFLIDNVIIDKILASFSPQAEDFVIEIGPGLSAITKPLSCLVNKLTCIEIDRDLVRVLKKKFDNCNVCIIEADALKFDFNQFNCKARVIGNLPYNISTQLLFRLMEFDEKIIDGYFMLQREVVERMISRPSSSNYGRLSVMLQERYKIEKLFDISPSSFNPEPKVFSSFVRLIPLSVDRIKPINYDLFSKVVSQSFSQKRKILSNSLGEWSNYIPWDKLNISPKSRAENISVHEFIEISDILYEYGFC
- the mgtE gene encoding magnesium transporter, encoding MKNNNNEIHKLDPEDAQKALLKIQEYLRNQTPNNEINKQNVINDLTIENNLNNFINDLHPADIAFILESLPKDKRQKIWSIVNEDYKADIIIEVENWVRKSLVEIMEHDNLVSIISKLDADELAYIAQDLPADAISEVQKGLNEEERLKFIEALGYPEESVGAIMDFEMVKVREDITLEVVLRYLRRLQELPDHTDQIFVVDRQDKMQGVLPLTTILVREPETEVKSVMSSDFLTLNPLDSDIDAAGAFERYDLVSAPVIDDSGRLVGRVTIADVVDVIQENSQVQELSRAGLQEEDMFSPLSTAIMNRAPWLLVNLFTASISSFIASRFEDTVSKLVILAFLMSIVAGIGGNSGNQTMTMVIRALATGHITERDLWQLVKREILVASLVGSCGSIVAAIFAWAMSKSIMIALVMMGAIICNVIIGTIIGVLVPILRARFKKDPAIGSSVLLTFATDSLGFLIFLGLATIFLI
- a CDS encoding acyl-CoA thioesterase, translating into MIKIHNENINCNNLILKLMPMPSDANVNGDVFGGWIMSQIDLAGSVVATKISIGRVATVAINSLQFTSPIKIGDLVSIFANTMKTGKTSITISIDVYKETRPFNGDLIKAAEAVLTFVATDINGKSRILPSNLE
- a CDS encoding inositol monophosphatase family protein; the encoded protein is MYTVQHNNEIEFKLQESYLHELLNLSIKAALNAATILKKYYLDRSKLVINKKSHNHFVTKADFESEKTIIEILKSNKKYSFGFVAEESENCVNDIATWYIDPLDGTTNFLHGIPHYAISIALVVRKGITISNIVLEKDTPVIGVVYDPNRDELFTSLLGSGSYLNGTKILCSKNNKLSDSIISTGIPSKDYINKKLRTKISNGIARKVKSIRKMGAASLDLSWVACGRYDGYVDLDLSPWDTAAGTILIRESNGKCEDILQQNPWPINGWILSGNNMIFENLQTIIAKFIL